ATATTCCCAGAGACATTGCTCTGGAGCTTTCCCGTGTTATGGATGTCCCTCTTGCAAAGATTTATGGTGTAATAACATTTTATCACTTTTTTAAGCTCAAAAAGCCAGGTAAACACAGGATTGCAGTATGTATGGGTACTGCATGTTTCTTAAAGGGGGGAGAAGACATTCTCAAAGAGCTAGAAGAGCTTCTTGGTGTAGGACCCAACACTGCGACGGATGATGGTCTGTTTTCGTTTGAGGCTGTAAGATGTGTGGGGTGCTGTGGACTTGCTCCTGTCCTTATGGTTGATGATGAGGTTTTTGGTAAAGTTACCAAGGATGAGCTCCCAGGTATTCTTGCAAAGTT
This sequence is a window from Spirochaetia bacterium 38H-sp. Protein-coding genes within it:
- a CDS encoding NAD(P)H-dependent oxidoreductase subunit E gives rise to the protein MAAQVTLDPELMSFIEEWKDKPGNLIMVLHKTQEKYGYIPRDIALELSRVMDVPLAKIYGVITFYHFFKLKKPGKHRIAVCMGTACFLKGGEDILKELEELLGVGPNTATDDGLFSFEAVRCVGCCGLAPVLMVDDEVFGKVTKDELPGILAKFRNKE